The sequence below is a genomic window from Rudanella lutea DSM 19387.
ACAAGGCGTAATTGACCAGGTCGAATACCAGCAGAAATCCACCCTGCACGATCACCGATTTCCCGAAGCCCGTCAGCTGATCGCGCTTGTCGGCATTATGGCGTCCCCGTTCGATCAGGTAGGCCCCGCCGGCCATGTAGGCAACATCGAGCCCCGCGTTGAACAGCAACGTTTGCTTCATGCTTTGGTGCCGCCGAACGGCCTCCGAAAGCGTTTCAGTTGTCGGGTCTGCCTTGCGCGATCCCAGCAAACCTAGTCCGGCAATGCCCAGATTGACGAGGTTCCAGTACACGTTCATCCGGTGGAAATAGTGAGCTTCAGTACGCTCGCGTCCGGCGGCCAACGCCCCTAAGGCGATGTTGGCGAGCGCGTATGAGCCCAGGGTGAGCTCCAGCGTACGTTGGTGCGCCACCCGGCCCCGGCTAAACTCCTGTAGCTGAGGAGACGGAGCGGGCGCTGGGTTCGTTTGGGCCGATGCCGAGAAACCGGCCATCACCGACCCGGCCAGAAAAGCCATACGTTGTAGTCTATTCATGCTTTCTGTAACCCGCCGGGCCGCCCGGTTGTTAGGCAAGTGCCCGTCAGCTCCGCCTGAAATCGCGCTTGCCGCCCGCTTTGGCCATCAGTTTGGTCTCCGCAATGACAATATCATGCGAGAGCGCCTTGCACATATCATAAATGGTCAGAGCCGCCACCGAGGCTCCAACAAGGGCTTCCATCTCAACGCCCGTTTTGCCTTCGGTCGTAACGGTACAGTCGACTACCGCATCGTTGCCCTGTAGTTCGATGGTCAGTCGGCAGCCGTCGAGGCCGAGCGAATGACAAAGCGGAATCAGTTCATCGGTTCGTTTGGTGGCCATAGTACCGGCAATGATAGCCGTCTGGAAAACCGGGCCTTTCTTGGTCTGAATATCGGCATGGGCAAACTGCGCGACTACGGCGTCGGGCAGTCGGACAAGGCTGCGGGCGTGGGCCATGCGGTGCGTGACGGCCTTCGCGCCAACGTCGACCATGGCCGGGTTGCCTTGTGGGTCGAGGTGTGTAAATTCGTTCATGGGGTAAAAGTAGGCAGAAGGGGGCAACCGGGAAAACTCCTAGATAGCCGACCATCCAATTTTCGGGGCGGGCCGGTCGGGATTTGCGTTTTTCCTCTTTCCTTTGTTTTTGTCTCCAACCAAGAACCAATTCGTATGCTTTCTGTGCACGACGCCGTCCGTATTACGCAAACTCATTTGCTCGCCTTACCCGACCAGATGGTCACGCTTGAAGAAGCCGTTGGCCGCGTGCTGCGCCAACCCCTGACTGCCGACCGCGACGTGCCGCCGTTCAACCGGGTGACTATGGACGGGATCGCGTTTCGGTACGAAGCCTTTGCCGGTGGGGCGCGTCAGTTTCGGGTGTTGGGGTCGCAGTTTGCCGGGCAGCCCGCCAGCACACTTACCGACCCGACAGGCTGCCTGGAAGTAATGACCGGAGCTGTGCTGCCCCTCGGCACCGATACGGTAGTGCGCTACGAGGATGTGCAGATTGAGGAGGGGATCGCGACCGTTCAGGTAGCGGAGGTGCAGGCCGGGCAAAACATCCACCCCCAGGGCAACGACCGACCCGCGGGGGATGTTTTGCTTCGGGAGGGGACATTGTTTCGGTCGGTCGATGTGGCCGTAGCGGCCTCGGTCGGGGCGTCGAAGGTGTCGGTGGCCACCCTGCCCCGGGTGGCCATTATTGCCACGGGCGACGAACTCGTGGGCGTCGACGAAACCCCCGCGCCACATCAGATTCGGCATTCCAACATTTACATGATTCGGGCGGCTTTGCGGGCGTTGGGGGTCCGGGCGATGCTCCATCACCTGCCCGACGACCGTGAGGTACTCAAAATTGGGCTTCAGAACCTGCTGGAGCATAACGATGTGTTCATTTTAAGCGGAGGGGTGTCGGCGGGGAAGGCCGATTTTGTACCGGCTACCCTGACCGAGCTGGGGGTACAATGCCATTTTCATAAAGTGGAGCAGCGCCCCGGTAAGCCACTCTGGTTCGGAACCACCGAGGGTAATAAGCAAGTGGTATTTGGTTTGCCCGGCAACCCGGTTTCGACGGTGATGTGCACCTATAAATACGTGTTGCCGTACCTGCGGGCGGCTATGGGGCAAACCGCGCCCCGCCCTATGTACGCCCAACTGGCCGAACTGTTTGTGTTTCGGCCCGCCCTCACGTACTTCCTGCCCGTACGACTCCAATACGCGCCCGATGGCCGATTGCTGGCTCACCCGCTACCGGGTTCGGGTTCGGGTGATTTTACCAACCTGACCGGTGCCGACGCGTTTCTGGAACTCCCGGCCGACCAAACGACCTTTGCCGAGGGCGAAGCCCTGCCCGTGGTGAGTGCCTGGTAAGCTGTTGTAATCCTGTAAACCCGCCGTGTTCATGGCCGACCCACCCAAACGAACCATTCTTTCGACGGTAAAGCAGTACGGTAACCGGCTGTCGCAGTTTATTCGTGGGCGGGTGCGATCGAGCTATGATGCCGACGATGTGTTGCAGGACGTTTGGTATCAGTTGAGTAAGGTAGTCGATCTGGACACCATCGAGAGTATGAGCGGCTGGCTGTATCAGGTGGCGCGCAACCGCATTACCGATCTGTACCGCCGACGGCCTGAAGAAAGCTTTTCCGATCTGGCTTCGGATGACGAAGAGGGTGGGCTGTTGGGCTTTCGCGAGATTCTGCTGGCCGACCCACAGACGCCCGAAGATGCGTACTTCAAAGACCTGTTCTGGAATGAACTGATGGCTGCCTTAGACGAACTTCCTGATAATCAACGGACGGTGTTTGTTCAGAACGAGCTGGAAGACCGTACTTTACAGGCTATTGCCGATCAGACCGGCGAGAGTCTGAAAACGATCATCTCGCGCAAACGCTATGCCGTGCAGCACCTGCGCAAGCGGCTCCAAAATCTGTATAACGAACTTGGTTCGCTCTGACATCATGAAACGCTTTCCCCGACGACGGTTTCTTTTTCCTCTCATGCTCGTGCCGATCCTGCTGGCGGTAACCGGTCTGGTGTACTGGCTCTGGAATACGGTGCTCGTGGCAGTGGCCCCCCTGCGGCCGGTCACGTATTGGCAGGCCATGGGTCTACTGGTCCTGTCGCGAATCCTGTTCGGCGGAATGCGGTTTGGTCGCCCCGGCAACCGGCCGGGGTGGGGTGGGCCACCGTGGCGCGAAAAATGGCGGTCGATGAGCGAGGAAGAACGCGAAACGTTTAAAGCCGAATGGCGCAAACGTCATCACTCCTGAAGGGCAAAGTCCCGTTGTGCGCCAGTTTGCGCGGTTTTTGCCGTTTTTGAAAAAAAAGTCTCAAACCGGTAAAGTATTTTCCCGGTGAGTCCGTCATCCTCTTCAGAACGTTTGTAAATCCGCGTTCTGACAAGACGATGAACCTAATTTTGAAATCCATTTTGGCCGGTCTGCTTTTGGGCGCGGCTTTGTTTATGCTGCCGTTCTTTTTGTTGCGGCTGGCTATTTTCTTTCTGCTGATGGGCGCCTTTTTTCGGCTGGTGCGTGGCCCGCGCCGAGGGCCCTGGGCGTTTGGTAAATCCGGTCGAGGGTTCGGGCAACGGGGTTTCGCCTTTGCCGACCGCATTCGGCAGATGAGCGACGAAGAATATAATGCGTTCAAACAACAACGCTGCGGGCATTGGGGGCGTCAGGCTCCGTACACCCAATCAGCCGAAACCACCAACCTCTAATCTCGATCGCCATGCAACGCCGTATCAATCCAATCGTTGTTTTTCTGACGGCTGCCCTCACGCTGGGTAGTTTGCTTGCTCTGGTGGGACATAACCATCTCGACGGTCGAGGCCACTGGAGCTTCGGGTCGGGGGCCGAGTGCCGCCATTGGGGGCAAGCCCCGGACGCTCAACCGAAGCCTTAAAAGCTGGTTAAGCGGGCATAAGTGAATGAACAATGTAAAATGCATAATTGAATTACCTACTCACAACCAGTCGTTTAATTGTACATTTTACGTTGTTCATTATACATTTAATTCAGTCTGAGTACTTAGTTTCGGGCTAATCGCCTGATTAAACGAAAGCCGACAGCTCCGCAATGGGGTTGTCGGCTTTCTGTATTACAGGGCATTGAGTTGGCAGAAGCGGGGTTGTATCGGTCGTTACAAGGCCCGGTAGGTACGCACGTAGGTTGAGGGTGTTTTGCCCGTCACTTCTTTAAACTGTCGGTTGAAGTTAGAAAGTGTTCGGTAACCGCTTTCGTAACTGATTTGGGTTACGCTCATTGAGCCGTCCATCAGCAGCTTACAGGCATGGCCTACCCGTACCTCGGCCACAAAATTGGAAAACGTTTTGTTGGCCCGGATTTTAAAATACCGGCAAAAAGCAGAGGGGGTCATACCCGCCAGATCGGCAACGGTGTCGAGGCAAATATGGTCGTGGAAATGGCTCATTACATAGTCGTGTACCACCTGAATGCGGTCGGTTTCGGAGGGTTTTACGGTGTTGGTGTACCCCAGGCTGGTAATAAACTGGTAGTCCGACGTCCGCGAGAGCTCGTGGAGCAGGTTCAGCAAAGCCAACACCCGCTCGAAACCCGGTTCGGTTTGTTGCACCCGGCGAAGCAGCTCAATGGCGCGGTCGCGGGTGGGCGAAAGCCACTCCAGCCCCCGGCGGGCGTTTTCGAGCAGTTGCCGAAGTAATCCCATTTCGCGCTGGGCGAAGAAGGTATCACCCAGAAAATTTTCGGTGAAATACACTACAATGCCGTGCGTCTGGAGGCCACTGTCGCGCTCAAAATAGGGTTTATCGCTGCGCCACAGGTGAGGTAGGTTGGGACCAAGCATGACGAAGTCGCCCTCGGCAAAAGGCCGGATTGAGTCGCCGATAAATCGGGTGCCCGTGCCCTTTTCGACCAGAAAGAGCTGATAATGCGGATGAAAGTGCCAGTTAGGGTCGAAGTGTGGTTCGGTGAGCTCGTGAACCGCAAACGATTCGGCGACCGGCTCAAGGTCTTTGCGGAGGGCTTGTTTCATAACGACTTCCAGATTTTAGGCTTAAATTTTAGTCTATTGAGTAAAGTGAAGGTAAAATACAGTCGGTATTGGGTAATAAAAGCAGGGCAACCCGCCGATTTACTATGTAGATTTGTGGTAATTTAGAAAGGTACTCTATGAATAAATTGGGGATGAACCTCTTCGTCTGGACCATGTCGATGGACGAAGATATGGCGGAAACGCTCCGGTATCTGAAAGAAACCGGCTTTGAGTTTGTCGAAATGCCCGTGGGCGGTACCGATGACCGGGCGGCAGACCTGGCCAAGTGGACACAGCTGGGTCAGCAGGCCGCTGCTCTCGGACTGGATGTTCAGACGTGTTCGTTGCTGCCACCCGAACTGACGCTCCTCAGCCCCGACGAGACGGTGCGGCAGGCTGGTGTTGAGTACCTGAAACACGTGGTTGATTGTTCGGCAGCAGCTGGTTCCACTATTCTGATGGGGCCGCTTTTTGCGGGCTTCAAAACGTTTGCCGGTCGGCCTGCCACCGCCGATGAGTGGCAGTGGTCAGTAGAAAGTATGCGGCAGGTTGCCGATTATGCCCAAACGAAAGGGGTGGTACTGGCCATCGAATCGCTCAACCGGTTCGAGACGTACCTGCTCACCTGCGCCGATGATGTGGTGCGCTATGTCAAGGCCGTTGACCATCCGTACTGCCGGGCTGCGTTTGATACGTTTCATGCCAACATTGAGGAGAAAAACGTGGCCGATGCCATCCGAACACTGGCCCCGTACCTTGTGCACGTACAAATCTCTGAAAATGACCGGTCGACGCCGGGGCAGGGCCAAATCCGGTTCGAGCAGGTGTTTAACACTCTCGCCGAAGTAGGGTACTCAGGCCCCATCGCCATTGAAGCCTTTGGGCCTAATCCGCCCGAACTGGCTGCCGCTACGCACATATTCCGCCCGATGTTTGCCTCAGCAGAGCAACTGGCAGCCGAGGGGTTTGTGTACCTCCGGCAAATGCTCGAAGAGGCTCAGCCAATTACCGAAATTCCCGATAGTCAGGTTATAGAAGCGTAGTGTACGTATTGAGTCAGAATTTAATGGACAATGTACAGTGTAGGATGAATAATGAACTCAAGCTGGTATCAGTAGAGCCAATCATTATACATTATTCATTACGGTTCATTATACATTATTCATTCATGTATAAGTAATTGAGCGTATTGGGCTCAATTACTGAAAGCCCTTTTGTTTTTCTTTTCCTTTTACCCAATGAAATTCAACATCGCTATTGTAGGTCTCGGGTTCGGGGCCGAATTTATCCCTATCTACCAGCGGCATCCGCTCGCCAACATGTACGCCATTTGCCAGCGTAACGTCGAGAATCTAAACAAGATTGGCGACGAGTTTGGCGTTGAAAAGCGGTATTCGAGCTACGACGAGCTGTTGGCCGACCCGGACGTGGATGCCGTACACATCAATTCGCCCATTCCAAATCATGCTGAGCAAAGCCTCAAAGCCCTCCGGGCGGGTAAGCACGTAGCCTGTACAGTGCCTATGGCGACCACCGTGGAGGAGTGCGCCGAGATTGTCCGGACGGTTCGCGAAACGGGCAAGAAGTACATGATGATGGAGACCGTTGTGTATGCCCGCGAATTTCTGTTCGTCAAAGAACTGTACGAAAAAGGCGAGCTGGGTAAAGTTCAGTTTCTGAAAGCTTCGCACCAGCAGGATATGGACGGCTGGCCCGATTACTGGCCTGGTTTGCCTCCCATGCACTACGCTACGCACTGCGTGGGTCCGGTGGCGGGGCTGCTTAAACTGGAAGCCGAGTACGTATCGTGCTTTGGCTCAGGAACCATCCGTGAAGAACTGGCTAAGATCCATAACTCACCGTTTGCGGTCGAGTCGGCGCATATCAAGTTCCGCAACAGCGATCTGTCGGCTTACGTGTACCGGTCGTTGTTCGACGTGGCCCGTCAGTACCGGGAGAGTTTCGAGGTGTACGGCGACAAGAAGTCGTTTGAATGGCAGCTGATTGAAGATGAGCAGCCGGTGATTCACACGGCGAAAAAACCGGAGCCTGAAATCCCCGAAAAAGTAACAGTTCCTGATTACGCCCACCTGTTGCCCGAACCCATTCAGCGGTTCACGACCAAGGGCGTGTACGATGCCGACGACAGCCAGCACCTGTCGTTTACGCAGGGGGGCGGCCATGGCGGCTCGCACCCACACATGGTGCATGAGTTTCTGACGGCCCTGAGCGAAGACCGCGATCCGTTCCCCAACGCAGCCCAGTCGGCCAACTGGACGAGCGTCGGGATTCTGGCGCACGAGTCGGCGCTGAAAGGCGGAGAGTTGATTCGACTGCCGGAGTTTTAATAAAACATCAGTATGAACAAAGTTTGGCTACTGGGAGCAACTCTGCTCTTTTCTCACTGTACGCGTACCCCCTCAGCCACCTTGCGCGATACGGGAACGCAGCAGAACACCGTCGTTGGGGCGCCAGCCGATACCAAACCGCGCCGGACGGAAATCTTGTTTTTGGGCGACAACGGGCACCATCGGCCTGTTGAACGGGTGCCGCAACTGATGGCTGCCCTCGGCAACCGGGGGATAAACATTACGTACACCGACCGGCTGGAAGACCTCAACCCGGAAAATCTGGCCAAGTACGACGGGATGCTCATTTTTGCTAACTGGGATAGCATCCCGAAACCACAGGAGCGGGCCTTGCTCGACTTCGTGTCTTCGGGCAAAGGCCTGATTCCGGTGCATTGTGCATCGTTCTGCTTCCGAAACTCGCCCGAGTACGTCGATAAAGTGGTGGGTGGGCAATTCTGGCGGCACCGGATGGATACCATTCAGACCCGGTTTACCCAGCCCAACGATGCCCTGGTAATGGGTCTGCAGTCGTTCAAAGCATTTGACGAGACGTATCTGCATAGCCACCTGCAGCCCGACAACAATGTGTTGGCTGTACGTGAGGTAAAAGCGGATCAGTTCAAAGACCTCGCCGACGCCGGCCGGCCCAACCAGAAAGAAGAACCGTACACCTGGACCCGTACGTACGGCAAAGGGCGGGTATTCTACACGGCCTATGGGCACGACGAGCGTACCTGGAGTCAGCCCGGATTCATGCAACTGCTGGAGCGGGGGATTCTGTGGTCGGTGGGCGATCGGGTGAAGAAGTTGCACGACGATCTGAAACCCCAGGCCTTCGCCTACGACGAGGCTAAACTGCCGAACTACGAAAAACGTCCTGGTCCTCAGATGAAGCAGCGAGCCCTCTCACCCGAGGAGTCGCTGAAGCATATTCAGGTACCGGTCGACTTTACGCTCGATCTGTTTGCCCACGAACCCAATGTGATGCACCCCATTGCCATGACCTGGGACGACCGTGGTCGGCTGTACGTGCTTATCACGAAAGACTACCCCAACGAGCGTAAGCCTGAGGGGGGCTCTGACTACATCGTGATCTGTGAAGACACTAACAACGATGGTAAGGCTGATAAGTTTACTAACTACGCCGAAGGGTTGAGCATTCCGACCGGGATGGTCTGGGCCAACGGCGGTCTGGTGGTGTCGCAGGCTCCGCACATGCTGTTCCTGCGTGATACCAACGGCGACGATAAAGTCGATGAGAAGAAGATTCTGTTCACGGGCTTTGGTACGTTCGATACGCACGCTGGCCCCAGCAACCTCCATTATGGGTTCGACAACTGGATCTGGGGGAGTGTAGGCTACTCAGGCTTCAAGGGTAAGGTGGGTAGTGCTGATTCGCTGCAGTTCGGACAGGGCTTTTTCCGGTTTCGTCCCGATGGCTCGGCGCTCGAATACATGACCAACACCTCCAACAATACCTGGGGGCTGGGCTTCAACGAAACCGGCGACGTATTTGGTAGCACGGCCAACAACGCACACGGCTGGTACATGGCCATTCCGAATGCAGCCTACAAGTCGCGCCCCAACGTCATGAACGGCAGCCGGAGCACCGATACGCACAAGGACATGAAGCCTATTACCGACCGCGTTCGGCAGGTCGACGTCTTTGGGGGCTTCACGGCCGCGGCCGGGCACAACCTGTACACCGCGCGGGCGTTCCCCAAAGCGTACTGGAACAAGGTTGCGTTTGTGTCGGAACCAACGGGCCACATTGTTCACCAGAACGTGCTCGAAAAGAACGGTACGGACTACGAAGACCGCGAAGGCACGCAGGGTATCGGCTTTAACCTGATGGCCGGTGCCGACGAATGGTTCTCGCCAGTATTTGCTCAGGTGGGTCCCGATGGTGCCGTTTGGGTAGCCGATTGGTACAGCTTTATCATTCAGCACAACCCGACACCGCAGGGCTTTGAAAACGGTAAAGGAAACGCCTACGAAACCGACCTGCGTGATTTTACGCACGGCCGTATCTACCGCGTAGGTTATAAGAAAGCCCCGACGTACGTAGCGCCCCGACTAGACAAAAATGACCCGGCTACGTTGTTGGCTGCTCTCAAAAACGACAATCAGTTCTGGCGGATGAAAGCCCAACGGCTGCTGGTTGAGCGCGGGCAGCGCGATGTAGTGCCCCAGTTGCTGGCCATCGCCAACGACCCGAGCGTAGACGAAATCGGAATCAATGCCCCGGCTGTACACGCCCTCTGGACGCTGCACGGACTTGGTGCAATCAAACCGTCTGATCTGACTACGGCTCTGAAACACCCGTGTGCAGGTGTTCGGAAAACAGCCGTTCAGGTGATGCCCCGCACAGAAGAGGGCGTAACCATGCTGCTGGCTCAGAAAGCCCTTTACGATGCCGAACCGCTCGTGGTACTCAACAGCCTGCTGGCGTTGGGAGAGGCTCCGGCTTCACCAACTATCGATGAGGCTGTGCTGGCCCGGCTCCGGCAAACCGATGCCAACAACGACCGGTGGTTGCCCGATGCCTTTGCCGTTGCCCTCAACCGGGATAAAGGCCGACTGATGCGTCAGTGGCTGGGTTCAATTAAAACCGCACAGGCGGCTCCGGCCGGAAACGGCTCAGGGGCCATGCACCACGATCACAGCACCATGCATCAGGGTGGCCCGAACGCGGGCAGCCAGGCCGGAAGCCCCACGGCGCGGACCGAGGTGAAAACGACCAATGGTCCTGATCTGGTGGTGACGCGCGTGGCTACCGAACCGCTTCAGCCGTTTGTGCGCGAAGGGGCCCGCACCACGATCTACGTAACTAATCAGGGCAGCGTGGCTGTGCCGAAAGGAACGCCTGTACCCCTTACGATTCGGTTTGAAAGCAAAGGTGGTGGGCCAGCTGCTCAGAAAGTAGATTACGTTAGCCGTACGCACGTCGACGGGATTCAGCCGGGCGAAACGGTAGCCATTCGCCGGACCAACAACGGTCCGTGGGTGGGCGACCTCTGGCTCACGGCCGAACAGGCAGGTGACTATACTTTTGCGGTGAGCATTGACAAGGAAAATACACTGGGTGACAGCGACCGGAAAAATAACGAATTCCGCACGACACTTACGTTCCGGGCTCCGGCGCGTATGCGGACCGTAGCGCTCGAACGTACCGCCCGTGCGTATGCCTCAACGGCTGCTCCCGATTCGGTAGTAGCGATGCTGACCCAGGCCGCTTCGCTCGAAGCCGATGATGCCAATGCTCTAGTGAAAGGCTTAGCCGATGGGTACGATTACCGGGCGAAAGTGAAGCCATCGGCTGCAGCTCAGGGTTTGTTGGCCGGTCTGGACAACCGCCTGCCCGCCGACGCCCGCCCGCGCCTGAACCGGCTGCTCGAAGCCTGGGGTATGCGTGATGCCAACGCCGACCTCGACCCCAATGCGCAGGTTGTACGGATCAAAACGATTCGGGAAGAGATGCGTTTCGACAAGAAAACGTTCGAAGTAACGGCGGGTAAACCCGTTGTGATTATTCTGGAAAACCCGGATGCCATGCAGCACAACCTGGTGGTGGTGAAGCCAAAGTCAATGGAGCGGATCGGGAAACTGGCCGACGCCATGATTACGGCCAAAGACGGTGCCGAGAAGAATTACGTACCCGAGTCGTCGGATATATTGGCGGCTACCACGCTGGTGAACCCCAACCAAACCGTGCGGGTCACCTTCAAAGCGCCCGACCAACCCGGTGACTATCCGTTTGTCTGTACGTTCCCCGGCCACTGGCGAATCATGAACGGGGTCATGAAAGTGAAGAAGTAGAAAGAAAAAAGGATCGGGCAACCGGTCCTTTTTTTATGCCCGTTCGTAGCAAACCAGTTGCGGTACCGGGTGCGTCAACATAGCCGGGAAGGGAATGTGAATACAGAATTCGCTTCCCTGCCCAACCTGGCTCCGAAGCTGAATACGCCAGCCGTGAGCCTCAATAATCTTACGAACGTAGCTAAGCCCCAGCCCAAAGCCCTTAACGCTGGGGGAGTCGGCCAGATTGACCCGGAAAAAAGGCTGAAAAATCTGCTCCTGCAAATCAGCCGGAATCCCAATACCCCGATCCGAAATCGAAACCCGAATACCGTCTTCGTTACAGGTGGTGGTGAGGCAAATGTCCAGATTCTCCTCACTGTATTTAACCGCATTGTCGATCAGGTTGAACAGGACATTGGTCAGGTGCAACCGATCGGCCAGGCACTCCGTACGGGAGGCCAGCAGATTCAGGCGCAGGTACGAGCCATGCCGTCGGGCTACCGACCGGACCAGCTCATGAATGTCGAGTCGTTCCACGCACATATACAGGGCGTGGTGATCGGCCCGGGCTAAGCTGAGCATCACCTCTACCTGTTGCTGTAGTCGGTCGGTCTCTTCACGAATAATCTGCACGTACTTGTTGGTGCGCTGCGGATTATTGTGGGTAATAGGCGAGTCGAGCACATCGGCAGCCATTCGAATAGCCGCGATAGGTGTCTGGAACTCGTGAACAAGTGTGTGTAGAGTTTGTGTCGTTAGCGTGTTCATGACCGGTGGCAGGCTTTTTGAAGAGACCGTTCACGGATGATTAAAGTGTTGTTTTAAGGTTTTTCAGACTAAGGAAGGTGAATTGAGGGGGTGGTGTAGATGTATGGCTAGTTGATCAAATGGAAATTGAAGTAAATAAAAACCCGCCTGGTTTGCAAGCGGGTTAGAGGTATTTAATAACCAGTTAATTATTCGGCGGCCACAGGAGCTGCCTCAGCAGTAGCTTCAGGTTGGGTTGTTGCCTTGGCGGATGTGGTTTGGCGAGTGGTTTTGGCACGGGTAGTCGGGGCCTTAGCCGTCCGGGTTGGTGCCGGTTTGGTTTTGGCAGCTGCGGGGTCAGCTTTAGGTAGGGGTAGGGCAAGGGGCTGAGGTTCTTTGGCGCGTTTGTTCTGAGCTCGTTGCGCATTTTTAGCCGCCTTAGCCTCGTTCTTTTGGTTCTTCTTGGCGTCCTTTTTCGCTTTCTTTTCGGCTTTTTTTACCGATTTTTCGGACTTCTTCTGATCCTTCTCGGCGTTTTTAGTCAGTTTATCCGCCAGTTTTATCAGCTTCTTTGCCAACTTCGCGGCTGCCTTATCAACGGCCTTCTGCACCTTTTTAGATTGGGTGCCAACTTCATTGATTTTCAGTTCGATGGCGCTTTTGATGTCGCTCGCCAGCGATTTCTTGTCTGCTTTCATGAGGGTTTTATTAAGTTCTATAACTGCATTATGTCTAACTGGTAAATACAAGCAGATTTGTGCGGTAAAGCAAGAAAAGTCTGTTAAGCTTTTGTTGTTTTTTGCAGGAAGTCCCAGCAAACAATACCGGCTGTAACCGCAATATTGAGTGAGTGCTTCGTGCCAAACTGCGGGATTTCGACCACCAGGTCGGCCTGTTGGACAACGGTATCGGCAACACCGGTTACCTCGTTACCAAACACAAAGGCATATCGTTTGTTCGGGGTGGGGGTAAAATCCGACAGTGAGGTACTTCCCTCGGCTTGTTCAATAGCCACAACGGCCCAGCCTTCGGCCCGGAGCCGGCTGCACAGCGCCAATACGTCAGGTTCATAAATCCACTCAACCGACTCGGTGGCACCCAGGGCCGTTTTGGTGATGTCGCGGTGGGGTGGCTGTCCCGTGATACCACAGAGGTACAGTTTTTCGGCCCGGAAGGCATCGGCCGTTCGGAAGACCGAGCCCACGTTGTTGAGGCTGCGAATGTCGTCCAGAATAAGGCAGTACGGAAATTTAGGGACGGTTTTAAATTGATCAACCGAGAGCCGATTAAGCTCGTCGAGAGCGAGTTTACGCATACGTTGGGTACGGGTGATGGCACGTTTGGAGGGGGCAAAGAAACGAACAGCCGGGGAATGTGCAATCTGAATGGGTGATTTTGGACAAACAAAAACCCGTCGGTCGCGACTTGCCCCAAAGCTGGGCAGGTCGCGACCGACGGGGTATAACTCGGGGTTGCTCTCTAAAACAACCTCTGGCTTTCTGGCTTATTGCGTGCGGATAATGCCGCCGATTTCGCCGGTTGGCGTGGTCGTTGTCCGTATATTGATCCGGTACAGGCCCCGGCTGAGACTGTCGGCCCGGCTGGCTGATACAGATACCGTTCCGCTCAGGGGTGATGTAATGGCTACAGCCGTACCGCTACCGGGGGTTGTGCTGGTGCCGCTGCCTGGTGTGGTACTCGTGCCGCTACCCGGTGTTGTGCTGGTGCCACTGCCGGGCGTGGTACT
It includes:
- the moaC gene encoding cyclic pyranopterin monophosphate synthase MoaC, translating into MNEFTHLDPQGNPAMVDVGAKAVTHRMAHARSLVRLPDAVVAQFAHADIQTKKGPVFQTAIIAGTMATKRTDELIPLCHSLGLDGCRLTIELQGNDAVVDCTVTTEGKTGVEMEALVGASVAALTIYDMCKALSHDIVIAETKLMAKAGGKRDFRRS
- a CDS encoding Gfo/Idh/MocA family protein, which encodes MKFNIAIVGLGFGAEFIPIYQRHPLANMYAICQRNVENLNKIGDEFGVEKRYSSYDELLADPDVDAVHINSPIPNHAEQSLKALRAGKHVACTVPMATTVEECAEIVRTVRETGKKYMMMETVVYAREFLFVKELYEKGELGKVQFLKASHQQDMDGWPDYWPGLPPMHYATHCVGPVAGLLKLEAEYVSCFGSGTIREELAKIHNSPFAVESAHIKFRNSDLSAYVYRSLFDVARQYRESFEVYGDKKSFEWQLIEDEQPVIHTAKKPEPEIPEKVTVPDYAHLLPEPIQRFTTKGVYDADDSQHLSFTQGGGHGGSHPHMVHEFLTALSEDRDPFPNAAQSANWTSVGILAHESALKGGELIRLPEF
- a CDS encoding sugar phosphate isomerase/epimerase family protein — translated: MNKLGMNLFVWTMSMDEDMAETLRYLKETGFEFVEMPVGGTDDRAADLAKWTQLGQQAAALGLDVQTCSLLPPELTLLSPDETVRQAGVEYLKHVVDCSAAAGSTILMGPLFAGFKTFAGRPATADEWQWSVESMRQVADYAQTKGVVLAIESLNRFETYLLTCADDVVRYVKAVDHPYCRAAFDTFHANIEEKNVADAIRTLAPYLVHVQISENDRSTPGQGQIRFEQVFNTLAEVGYSGPIAIEAFGPNPPELAAATHIFRPMFASAEQLAAEGFVYLRQMLEEAQPITEIPDSQVIEA
- a CDS encoding molybdopterin molybdotransferase MoeA, with translation MLSVHDAVRITQTHLLALPDQMVTLEEAVGRVLRQPLTADRDVPPFNRVTMDGIAFRYEAFAGGARQFRVLGSQFAGQPASTLTDPTGCLEVMTGAVLPLGTDTVVRYEDVQIEEGIATVQVAEVQAGQNIHPQGNDRPAGDVLLREGTLFRSVDVAVAASVGASKVSVATLPRVAIIATGDELVGVDETPAPHQIRHSNIYMIRAALRALGVRAMLHHLPDDREVLKIGLQNLLEHNDVFILSGGVSAGKADFVPATLTELGVQCHFHKVEQRPGKPLWFGTTEGNKQVVFGLPGNPVSTVMCTYKYVLPYLRAAMGQTAPRPMYAQLAELFVFRPALTYFLPVRLQYAPDGRLLAHPLPGSGSGDFTNLTGADAFLELPADQTTFAEGEALPVVSAW
- a CDS encoding DUF6992 family protein, yielding MNRLQRMAFLAGSVMAGFSASAQTNPAPAPSPQLQEFSRGRVAHQRTLELTLGSYALANIALGALAAGRERTEAHYFHRMNVYWNLVNLGIAGLGLLGSRKADPTTETLSEAVRRHQSMKQTLLFNAGLDVAYMAGGAYLIERGRHNADKRDQLTGFGKSVIVQGGFLLVFDLVNYALFKKRGDRQQDALLGRTSDGVGLVIPLR
- a CDS encoding RNA polymerase sigma factor, translating into MADPPKRTILSTVKQYGNRLSQFIRGRVRSSYDADDVLQDVWYQLSKVVDLDTIESMSGWLYQVARNRITDLYRRRPEESFSDLASDDEEGGLLGFREILLADPQTPEDAYFKDLFWNELMAALDELPDNQRTVFVQNELEDRTLQAIADQTGESLKTIISRKRYAVQHLRKRLQNLYNELGSL
- a CDS encoding AraC family transcriptional regulator, producing MKQALRKDLEPVAESFAVHELTEPHFDPNWHFHPHYQLFLVEKGTGTRFIGDSIRPFAEGDFVMLGPNLPHLWRSDKPYFERDSGLQTHGIVVYFTENFLGDTFFAQREMGLLRQLLENARRGLEWLSPTRDRAIELLRRVQQTEPGFERVLALLNLLHELSRTSDYQFITSLGYTNTVKPSETDRIQVVHDYVMSHFHDHICLDTVADLAGMTPSAFCRYFKIRANKTFSNFVAEVRVGHACKLLMDGSMSVTQISYESGYRTLSNFNRQFKEVTGKTPSTYVRTYRAL